Genomic DNA from Pygocentrus nattereri isolate fPygNat1 chromosome 11, fPygNat1.pri, whole genome shotgun sequence:
agagagagaggagagtgaaatCAAAAACATTCCAGACTTTGGAATATTTATATCGGTTCAGATAAAAGATTAGAAATGCTGGCTGCTGAATGTACATGTCAGCATCTGGTAACTATTGTTTGCAGATATTTTGTAGATTagctgtttaaaaaatgtaggataAATTTTGTCTCTAAAGTGCTTGCTATTGTAACTATTGGAGTCATTTCATGTCTAAGTGACAGCTTTAACaaaatttatataattatatgttTAACCAGCTTCAGTAACACATTCTTTTTAATGTCATATTGATATTTCATGAATCTTCCATGAATAACGCAACTCTGTCGACcatacagtaaatacatttatgatgaaattcAAATCACTTTaattagaattttatttttttccagttcagCCACATTGTAACTCATTTTTAGTCCTGTGATAAAGGCAGGGCAGCTGAATATGTGCTTTAAAAATATGCTACTAGAAGATTTTTCATTGGTATGTATTGCACAGGGATGCAGAAGATCATCTGAGAGACAAAGAAGTGGGCTGTTTCCTCATTCGCCTTAGTGACAAAGCCACTGGATATATTCTCTCATATCGGTGAGTTTAAACTTATTTCCCATTCTCACAATTACCTGCACTTTAGATTGGAAATCATCAAATAAAGGCATTGCACTTCAGCTATTTCCTCTTGGTAATTACTGTGACACATTTGCTATATGATTTGCATGTCCCTCATGCAAAAGAGGAAATTGATGTGATGTCCTAAGTTCAAATGAAATCTTAGAACCTTCAggagaaaaacattttcatattatttcaGAGGACGCGACCGGTGTCGGCACTTTGTCATCAACCAGAATAAGGAGGGGCAGTTTATCATAACGGGAGACACTGAGATGCATGATACGCTTACCAGCCTGATCAAGTATTACAAGAGCAGGCCCATTGAGCCATTTGGGGAATATCTGACAATGTCTTGCTTCGAGGTACGGCACACTCAGCACACTGTTTACCCAAGATATTTCTAGACCAATTTTTGATCCCTAGGCTTATCATTTTGATATTATTCTCATAAAACTTATCACTATAGATAATTCTAAAAATCACTTCTTGTGGTACtttatttgagttgaataaaactagttaatttgcTTGTTACCAagtgaagtattttttttagttgAGATAACAAACCATTTTTTATAGTGTATTATGAAACTAATGAGAGTGATAAGAGAATTTACGTGCGGTTTGGCAAACAGGTCTTGAGAGTTTAAGGGCACAATGCTTTTATAATATGTGCTATTTAGTATGTTCTACAAGTGTACATGCTGTACATTTGAAAGCTGTTTGTCACTGAGTTAAGTTGTCTGTTTTTCCTGTAGTCATCAACGAGTGATCTGTATGATGTAGTGCAGTTTGAGCCGAAGGGTAAGCCAGGAGTGAATGTCAAGGCAGCAAGGAGCATGTGGGGCCAGCACACTGAACAGCCAGCCAGTCAGCCTCAACAGCCTCCAGCAGTGCCATCCAGGGGCAACAGAACCACACAAGTATGTTACAAAGTACTACATAAAGACTAGTAGTCGTTATATGAATTCAAGTGAAAaaataattgttaaaataaaaaaaaaggttttgactTGGTTTAAATGTATATGCCACTTccatgtgaataaaatatattgacatatattgtcaatatacacgaTTGTTGTGAgcttaatatatattttattcatttgggAATAATGTACACATTTCAGCCAAGtcaatttaatatatttgtttttttcaatgtACTTAATATAGTTTAATAACAATTTGAATatcaaaaacaaatgcattgtTTCTGTTACATCAAAAGcttgtaattcatttttgtttttttgtttttggttgtcTGTGCTTTACACCTTTTGCAAAAAATCAGCTGCCCTTTACGCTGTACAaacctttcatgatgaatgcaccaatAGTAATGGTCCAAAATAATTTGGTATAAAATCTTTTTATCTTAACAtacactaaaaatgtttttattctcttaTTAAACTGTTtctgagatacaaggttttggtccgacagTGATGACACTACTAGTATTACTGctatttttatagttttctcTAAATGTTCATAATTGCTCTGCACAGGCGGTCCCTCCGGTTCCAAAAAGAACCACAGCGCACAAGATGAGCTCACTGGAGGAGAACAGCTCTGAGGGAAAGGTTCTATATGCCCAGCTGGAACAGCCAAAGCCCAAGGACAAGGAGATTGAGCCTAGAACTCCATGGGTGAACGACAGATGTGCACCCCAAGCGTCTGGCCCGCAGAGGGTCCGAGCCCAGAGAAGACCTGCTCCGGGGCCAGGCACTATATACTCAGAACTCAACCTGTCGGACTGCAGGAGCAGATCACTCCCCCTCCTGGATGACAACACAAAGGAAGACAGTTCATACAAGTTAAACACACCCTCGCCTAGCCCACCTCAGCTATCACCTAACCTTCAGATAGATCATACCAGGAGGCCCCCTGTTCACGCACCGCCAGGCCAGAGCCACAGTCTTGATAAGCTACATGATAACTCTTTCTATCAGTTGGCCGGCCAGCCTTCCAACTCCAGAGACACCAAGCAGGCTGTGACCATGAAGAAAGAGCAGAACTGTAATGTTACATATGCTGAAGTGTCTCGTGAACACATACCGTCTCGTGAGCCAAACCGTTTCCACGCGGAAGAGAATACATATGAGCAGATTCCTGAACCATGGCACACACCCAATCTTAAAGGGTCCTCTGTGCACAGAAACACCTATGAGACGCTAGAGGACTGCAAACCGAAGCCCAGTGAGTCAACATGGGGCATtagggtgagtgagtgactgataCTAATGTAATGCTGATGCTAATCTAATGCTGTATTTATGGGAGTTGTAAACTGAACTATGCATTAGTATAGCTATGACTACACCAGAAGCTCTTTTAACTGTTCAGTAAAATCTGAAGGCATTTTGTTATAtgttaaatgcaaaaataaataaataaataaataaataagatttgaaagtatataatataaaatgtatactATCACTTCGAATTCATATAAACCTAGTAGAGAACTGTAAAAAGTAATgtattgaatttacttgattgtATACATCAACTCCATACAGACAATTAATACAGTTACTGCCAAAAAAAAACGAACAGTAAAACGAAATTGTGTAGATGTAATCTACACAATGTTATTTTGGggaaatgtacacatttaaatgaagTACATCATGTTTTTCAGTACACATTTACAGGACAGGTGAATAATCATTACCCTAAACTGTGTAATAACTGACTTATTCCTTTCTGCAGGGTGACAAATGGAAATGGTTGCTCCCGGAACACTGGAAAAAATGACCTATTCCTTACTTTCGAAACCAGCtgtaacagaaaaacacacaaaatatgaATTACACTAACAGTTAGAAAACAGTCAGTCAGtttaaacactttatttatgtCATGCCTATTTCTGAtaaattacagtgaaaatgtgtatgtCTTCATCTGAAGACATTTGTTCTTAACTGTGTAGAATTATTTTACTGTGTATGTTTTTACATGAATATTTATTAACTCAATAATAAAACTCTATTGTACATAAAAACTTGTCTGTGTTCTTGAAAAATCTATTGACAAGTTAATCTTCTCTCTGCACTGCAAAATATCCAacttgtgtttgttggtctaTGTAACATTTTTGTTAAGTGAACAACTTATAGTAAGTTAACAAAACCATGTGTCTTAAATTCTGTTATGTAAACTTATTATACAATGTTCAATGAATTTGACATTTTAAGTCAGCTATTTGAATTACTTcataaagttaaaataatttttttacagtgtattagaGAATTTAAGCCAGGGGGTCCCCCCAGGGCTGGTGTAACTGCAGGTTTTAATTCCAACTGACAAGAAGCACATCCAATTCCA
This window encodes:
- the LOC108433610 gene encoding SH2 domain-containing protein 7 isoform X2, producing the protein MRLKSYHMQQRSTTENLWHTPQCLGQRNFKSQLSCLTGRRSMEQKRSKHRFHSCLMFCLKERVRMEQRRPAAESKLDSTESKLRELALKWFTETQAPLILHEGNFPAWFQGFISRKDAEDHLRDKEVGCFLIRLSDKATGYILSYRGRDRCRHFVINQNKEGQFIITGDTEMHDTLTSLIKYYKSRPIEPFGEYLTMSCFESSTSDLYDVVQFEPKGKPGVNVKAARSMWGQHTEQPASQPQQPPAVPSRGNRTTQAVPPVPKRTTAHKMSSLEENSSEGKVLYAQLEQPKPKDKEIEPRTPWVNDRCAPQASGPQRVRAQRRPAPGPGTIYSELNLSDCRSRSLPLLDDNTKEDSSYKLNTPSPSPPQLSPNLQIDHTRRPPVHAPPGQSHSLDKLHDNSFYQLAGQPSNSRDTKQAVTMKKEQNCNVTYAEVSREHIPSREPNRFHAEENTYEQIPEPWHTPNLKGSSVHRNTYETLEDCKPKPSESTWGIRGDKWKWLLPEHWKK
- the LOC108433610 gene encoding SH2 domain-containing protein 7 isoform X1, which translates into the protein MSTTYISPVTVCTPSERLFFPLKQLKRTSDFSNMRLKSYHMQQRSTTENLWHTPQCLGQRNFKSQLSCLTGRRSMEQKRSKHRFHSCLMFCLKERVRMEQRRPAAESKLDSTESKLRELALKWFTETQAPLILHEGNFPAWFQGFISRKDAEDHLRDKEVGCFLIRLSDKATGYILSYRGRDRCRHFVINQNKEGQFIITGDTEMHDTLTSLIKYYKSRPIEPFGEYLTMSCFESSTSDLYDVVQFEPKGKPGVNVKAARSMWGQHTEQPASQPQQPPAVPSRGNRTTQAVPPVPKRTTAHKMSSLEENSSEGKVLYAQLEQPKPKDKEIEPRTPWVNDRCAPQASGPQRVRAQRRPAPGPGTIYSELNLSDCRSRSLPLLDDNTKEDSSYKLNTPSPSPPQLSPNLQIDHTRRPPVHAPPGQSHSLDKLHDNSFYQLAGQPSNSRDTKQAVTMKKEQNCNVTYAEVSREHIPSREPNRFHAEENTYEQIPEPWHTPNLKGSSVHRNTYETLEDCKPKPSESTWGIRGDKWKWLLPEHWKK
- the LOC108433610 gene encoding SH2 domain-containing protein 7 isoform X3 → MEQKRSKHRFHSCLMFCLKERVRMEQRRPAAESKLDSTESKLRELALKWFTETQAPLILHEGNFPAWFQGFISRKDAEDHLRDKEVGCFLIRLSDKATGYILSYRGRDRCRHFVINQNKEGQFIITGDTEMHDTLTSLIKYYKSRPIEPFGEYLTMSCFESSTSDLYDVVQFEPKGKPGVNVKAARSMWGQHTEQPASQPQQPPAVPSRGNRTTQAVPPVPKRTTAHKMSSLEENSSEGKVLYAQLEQPKPKDKEIEPRTPWVNDRCAPQASGPQRVRAQRRPAPGPGTIYSELNLSDCRSRSLPLLDDNTKEDSSYKLNTPSPSPPQLSPNLQIDHTRRPPVHAPPGQSHSLDKLHDNSFYQLAGQPSNSRDTKQAVTMKKEQNCNVTYAEVSREHIPSREPNRFHAEENTYEQIPEPWHTPNLKGSSVHRNTYETLEDCKPKPSESTWGIRGDKWKWLLPEHWKK